In a single window of the Pseudohongiella acticola genome:
- the arsB gene encoding ACR3 family arsenite efflux transporter, producing the protein MNDHPSISFFERYLSLWVALCITLGITLGSLLPELFQAMAAIEYGSVNFLVAFLIWLMVYPMMVAVDFGSLRRVHERPRGLLITLSVNWLIKPFTMAGLGVLFFHTLYVDLVDPANASQYIAGMILLGAAPCTAMVFVWAQLVRGDPNYTLAQVALNDVIMVFAFAPLVAFLLGITDLDVPWSTLLLSVALYVVMPLLAGIATRARLTRGKTEPAAADAAVTQFTARIKPLSVLGLLATVVLLFGFQGQVILQQPLLIALIAVPLLIQSYGMFAIAYVAARLWKVPANVAAPCALIGTSNFFELAVAVAIGLFGLNSGAALVTVVGVLVEVPVMLSLVAFANRTRHWFPVARI; encoded by the coding sequence ATGAACGACCACCCAAGCATCAGCTTTTTTGAACGCTACCTGTCACTATGGGTAGCGTTGTGCATCACCCTCGGGATTACGCTGGGGTCGTTACTGCCAGAGCTGTTTCAGGCAATGGCTGCTATCGAATATGGCTCGGTTAATTTTCTGGTCGCCTTTCTGATCTGGCTGATGGTGTATCCGATGATGGTAGCTGTTGATTTCGGCAGCCTGCGTCGGGTGCACGAACGGCCCAGGGGATTGCTGATCACTCTCAGCGTCAACTGGCTGATCAAACCCTTCACCATGGCCGGTCTGGGAGTACTGTTCTTTCATACACTCTACGTTGACTTAGTCGACCCTGCCAACGCCAGTCAGTATATTGCCGGCATGATCCTGCTGGGCGCAGCTCCCTGCACCGCCATGGTATTTGTCTGGGCGCAACTGGTCCGTGGTGACCCCAATTACACATTGGCTCAGGTCGCGCTTAACGACGTCATCATGGTATTTGCTTTTGCGCCGTTGGTGGCATTTTTGTTGGGGATCACAGACCTGGACGTGCCGTGGTCGACACTGCTGCTGTCGGTGGCGCTGTATGTGGTGATGCCATTGCTGGCTGGCATCGCAACCCGGGCCCGCTTGACGCGGGGAAAGACGGAGCCGGCAGCGGCCGACGCTGCCGTGACACAGTTCACGGCCCGCATCAAACCGCTATCCGTACTCGGACTACTGGCAACCGTGGTGCTATTGTTTGGTTTTCAGGGTCAGGTAATTTTGCAGCAACCGCTACTGATCGCTCTGATTGCAGTGCCCCTGCTAATTCAATCCTATGGCATGTTCGCCATCGCTTATGTTGCAGCCAGATTGTGGAAAGTACCAGCCAACGTTGCCGCTCCGTGTGCGTTGATCGGCACCTCGAATTTTTTCGAACTTGCGGTCGCCGTCGCCATTGGCCTGTTTGGTCTGAATTCAGGTGCTGCACTGGTGACTGTCGTGGGTGTGCTGGTGGAGGTGCCAGTGATGTTATCACTGGTTGCTTTTGCTAACAGAACACGCCACTGGTTTCCGGTGGCGCGCATCTGA